One window from the genome of Paraclostridium sordellii encodes:
- a CDS encoding sensor histidine kinase, whose amino-acid sequence MIKIREKWEYLPINRKIFVIITTLSIGLVLTVYLILYFLLPSYYQRYKIKSLDNRLSIISAKSRTSNLHNLKESLSDLSQKENLGILLRDVSGKVEFGNRELMFLPYANSVGYSYKDFKKTMVIYTKDSISPYFLDISMPLQPIDEATTVILDLMPIILGVAIVLSIIASYVFSKWVTKPLINIIENERMQEAKRKEFIATISHELKTPITIISGQLEGMIYNIGKYKDRDTYLKKSYDSTQELKNLVEEMIQISKFEILEKKSEVTDINLTYLINRLIKRQIDLIEGKDIILEVKMDENITIRADEERIAKAINNIINNAIKYSPENANLNIKLYKKENPILEIENTGVSIDEKHKEKLFKPFYRVEKSRNRKTGGSGLGLYIVSQILREHGFKYNIKNGKNSVVFIIEFIKN is encoded by the coding sequence TTGATAAAAATTAGAGAAAAGTGGGAATACTTACCTATAAATAGAAAGATCTTTGTAATAATAACTACATTATCAATAGGTTTAGTTTTGACTGTATATCTAATCTTATATTTTTTACTTCCATCTTATTACCAAAGGTATAAGATAAAATCGTTAGATAATAGATTATCTATTATATCTGCTAAATCTAGGACTAGTAATTTACATAATTTAAAAGAAAGTTTAAGTGATTTATCACAAAAAGAAAATCTAGGGATTTTATTAAGAGATGTTAGTGGTAAGGTGGAATTTGGAAATAGAGAGCTTATGTTTCTACCTTATGCAAATAGTGTGGGGTATTCATACAAGGATTTTAAGAAAACTATGGTTATATATACTAAAGATAGTATATCACCGTATTTTCTTGATATAAGTATGCCACTTCAACCTATAGATGAAGCGACTACCGTTATACTTGATTTGATGCCTATAATTTTGGGGGTTGCAATAGTTCTTTCCATTATTGCATCATATGTTTTTTCAAAGTGGGTTACTAAGCCACTTATAAATATAATCGAAAATGAAAGAATGCAAGAAGCCAAGAGAAAAGAATTTATAGCAACTATTTCTCATGAATTAAAGACTCCAATTACTATAATAAGTGGGCAATTAGAAGGAATGATTTATAATATAGGAAAATATAAGGATAGAGATACCTATTTAAAAAAATCGTATGATTCTACACAAGAACTAAAAAATTTAGTAGAAGAAATGATACAAATTTCAAAATTTGAAATATTAGAGAAAAAATCAGAAGTTACAGATATAAATCTAACTTACTTAATAAATAGGTTAATAAAAAGACAAATAGATTTGATTGAGGGGAAAGATATAATTTTAGAAGTAAAAATGGATGAAAATATAACTATAAGAGCTGATGAAGAAAGAATAGCAAAGGCTATAAATAATATAATTAATAATGCTATTAAATATTCTCCAGAGAATGCTAATTTGAATATTAAATTATATAAAAAAGAAAATCCTATTTTAGAAATTGAAAATACTGGAGTAAGTATAGATGAAAAACATAAAGAAAAACTATTTAAACCATTTTATAGGGTAGAAAAATCTAGAAATAGAAAAACTGGAGGTAGTGGTTTAGGATTATATATCGTAAGTCAAATTTTAAGAGAACATGGTTTTAAATATAATATAAAAAATGGGAAAAATTCAGTAGTATTTATAATAGAATTTATAAAAAATTAA